The Deltaproteobacteria bacterium nucleotide sequence TCGGGAGGTTCCGCACTATAGATGCCGATGGCGTGCTTCGAGTTGTACCAGCCGTTGGCCGTTACCATTGCCTTCAGGCGGCTATCATGGCGAATACGGTTCACTACGGAAACAATGGCATGCATAGTATAGTTATTGCCGGGACCGCCGAAATAGGCAAGCCCCCCGGTGACGGATACGTCCCTCGGATCGTCTTCCGGAATGCCGATAGCCCGGCGTGAAATCTCCACAGCAGAGGGAAAACAGCTATACAGGTCGAAGACATCGATGTCATGTAAGGAAAGCCCTGCCTGCTTCAGGGCGAGACGGGATGCTTCCGTGATGGCCGGCGAATCATGAAGTTGCGGACGCTGTGTGACATGCCATATATTGTTCAATTCCGCCCCGCCCATCGGATAGACCCATCGGGAACGGTCGATGCCGAGCTTCTGAGCATCCTGATCGCTCGTCATAATCAGCGCTGCCGATTGGTCCACGTTGATGTTGGCCACCATGCGAAACGTGTATGGGTAGACTACAGCGCGATTGCGGGGCGTCGCGAGAGTGATATCTTCTGCAGAGAGTACTCGCCGGCTCCAGGCATGGGGATTCTGTGAGGCGATGCGTGAAAGGCGTTCATAACAGCGGCCCATGGTGAGACGGTGTTCCTCAGGTGTTCGGCCGGAAAGGCTGCGCAGGGCGGTTTCAAAGAAGGGATACATAAATTGGGGCATAAAAAGATCATACGCCTCTTCAACCCTGTTGTTTGGTTCATCATACTTGCCGCCTTGCGTATCGAGGATGCTCTTTTCATGATCACAGCCAAGGTGAAGCAGGGTGTCAAAATTTGCTTTGAGATCCTTTTCCCTCAGTTGACGGAGGGTCTCATTGTCCGGCCAATCCAGAGCCGCTTTTCCTCTGGAGTGACGGTATAGGGAATAAATAGCTTCCGCACCGGAGATCAGAACAGCCCTTTTTCTGCCGGCTGCAATATCACGGGAAAACTGGTTTACAAGTTTCTGCGGTGTGTTGCCGCCGATCAGTGAATAGATGGCATCTCGGGGTTTAACGCCCAAGGCCTTTGTGAGCATGTGCGGTGTATTTTCGTCATCGCGGGAAAAGCTGTTGACCACACAAACGGTATCTATGATTGCGGGCAAGGCGTCTGAACCGGCGTCGGCAAAGGCATCTCGACTGGCTCTGATCATGAGGCCAAGCGGATCAAGGGAAGGAAAGGCATCTTTTGACTGGGTGAACTGCGCAGCGCCGACAAGAATTGGTACAGGTCTCGATTTCATGCTGGGGACTATAAGCCAACGAAGCAACTTTGTCAAATGTTCGGGAATATTTACCGATTCAGTGTCAACCCTGACATTTTTTAATC carries:
- a CDS encoding acetyl-CoA acetyltransferase; translated protein: MKSRPVPILVGAAQFTQSKDAFPSLDPLGLMIRASRDAFADAGSDALPAIIDTVCVVNSFSRDDENTPHMLTKALGVKPRDAIYSLIGGNTPQKLVNQFSRDIAAGRKRAVLISGAEAIYSLYRHSRGKAALDWPDNETLRQLREKDLKANFDTLLHLGCDHEKSILDTQGGKYDEPNNRVEEAYDLFMPQFMYPFFETALRSLSGRTPEEHRLTMGRCYERLSRIASQNPHAWSRRVLSAEDITLATPRNRAVVYPYTFRMVANINVDQSAALIMTSDQDAQKLGIDRSRWVYPMGGAELNNIWHVTQRPQLHDSPAITEASRLALKQAGLSLHDIDVFDLYSCFPSAVEISRRAIGIPEDDPRDVSVTGGLAYFGGPGNNYTMHAIVSVVNRIRHDSRLKAMVTANGWYNSKHAIGIYSAEPPDYPWEDHDVSVVQKAIDAEALPDPIERVSGLLTIEAFMIRYDQDGRPERATVIGRLQDGQRALADVRADIGDLRKLEGIEIVGKTGEVRYDAALGRNMINLYPLAEP